GGTTGCTGCGCGCTGAGGCTGGTCTTGACCCGCAGCGCGGCGAAACGCGGATCGGCGCGCAGCTGCGCGTAGAAACCGTCGATCGCCTGCGGCGCGCCGGCCAGGAACAGGTTGATGCCCTCGCCCGCGACCAGGATGGTGCCGCGCAATTCGCCGGCCTGCGCCCAGTCCTGCAACTGCGCGGCGAGCGCATCGGGATCGGCGATGGCGACGAAATGGTAGGCGGCGGTATTGGCGATCATCCGCGCATTTTAGCGCGCGGCGTGCCGCCGACGCCGGCGTTGCCGGTGCGCCAGGCCTCGCCGCGTTGCGCATGGACGCAGGGGGCGATGTGGGGACGCATGTCGACGAAGTCCGATCGGCGATTCGGCGCAGCACGCGCCCCAACCAGCCACCCAGGATTGCCGTGGCCTCTCCAAGGAGCCTGCCGATTTCGGGCAGCGTCGGGACCGACGGTCACGAACCACCCAGGCCCTCCCACGGAACCGCCAGTTCTCGCCGCAATGCCCAGTGGGAGCGACTCCGCGCGTGCCGCCCCTAGCCGCGCAGCAGGAAGAACGGCAGCAGCACCAGCGAGGCGACCAGCAGCATGCCCAGCAGCGTCGCCAGCACGAACAGCGGGCGCCGCCGCAGCAGCGTGGCGAAGGTCTCGGCGCTGCCGTCGCGCAGGGCGGCGGCGCGCTCGGCCCGCGCCCGTTCACCGCGCTGGGCCTGGTAGTCGGCCAGCAGTGCCTTGGCCCGCGGGTGCTCGGCGTCCTCGCGCAGCCACACGCCGCCGGCGGAAATGCCGAAGGTGCCGGGGCGGGTCTCGTAGTAATCGATGCGCGCGGCGTCGAGCAGCGCGCGCACCTCGGCGAGTTCGTCGTCGGGCACGTGACGCAGGTTGAGCAGCAGTTTGGCCATGCGCCGATGATAGCCGCTGCGGCGATGCGCTACCCTTGCACGCCCTGTTCGCCAAGGATGACCACATGCGCCGTGCCCTGCTGCTGTTGAGCCTTTCGTTGCCGGCCTGGCTGTTGAGCGGCTGCACGCCGCCGGGGCCGCCGCCCGGCGGCAGCATCGCCGCGTTCCAGATGATCGACGAGCGCGTCGGCAGCGGCGCCGAGGCGCGGCCCGGCAGTCAGGTGACCGTGCACTACACGGGCTGGCTGTACGACGAGAAGGCCAAGGACCAGCGCGGCGAGAAGTTCGACGCCTCCGCCGACCATGGCCAGCCCTTCAGCTTCGCGCTCGGCGGCGGCCAGGTGATCCGCGGCTGGGACGAAGGCGTGGCCGGGATGCGCGTGGGCGGCAAGCGCAAGCTGCTGATCCCGTCCGACTACGGCTATGGCGCCAGCGGCGCCGGCGGGGTGATCCCGCCGAACGCCTCGCTGGTGTTCGAGGTCGAACTGCTCGACGTCAAGCCGCGTTGAGCCGGCCGCGCCGATGCCCGCCAGCAAGCTCGCCGCCGCCGCGCGCGGCCGCATCGCCATCGTCGGCGGCGGCCCGGCCGGGCTGATCGCCGCCGAGACCGCGCGCGCGGCCGGCGCCGAGGTCGACCTGTACGAGGGCAAGGGCTCGGTCGGGCGCAAGTTCCTGATCGCCGGCAAGGGCGGGCTCAACCTGACCCACTCTGACCCGTTCGCGCTGTTCGTCGCGCGCTACCGCGAGCGCGCCGCGCAGGTCGGCCAGTGGCTGGCCGACTTCGACGCCGATGCGCTGCGCGCCTGGGCGCAGGCGCAGGGCGTGGAGACCTACGTGGGCAGTTCCGGCCGCGTGTTCCCGCTGGACCGCAAGGCCGCGCCGCTGCTGCGCGGCTGGGTGCGGCGGCTGAAGGAGGCCGGGGTGCGCTTCCACGTGCAGCATCGCTGGCAGGGCTGGAACGGCGACGGCGCGCTGCGCTTCGCCACCGCCGAGGGCGAGCGCGCGGTGCATGCCGATGCCTGCGTGCTGGCGCTGGGCGGCGGCAGCTGGCCGCAGTTGGGTTCCGACGGCGCCTGGCAGGACACGCTGCGCGCGCGCGGCGTGGACGTGGCGCCGCTGCAACCGGCCAACTGCGGCTTCGACATCGACTGGAGCGCGCATTTCCGCGAACGGCATGCCGGCGCGCCGCTGAAGCCGGTGGTCGCGCACTGGCAAGACGTGCATGGCCACGACCACGCCCTGCAGGGCGAGTGCGTGGTCGGCGAACACGGCATCGAAGGCAGCCTGGTCTATGCGCTGTCGGCGGACCTGCGCGAGGCGATCGCCGCGCACGGGCCGACCGTGCTGTGGCTGGACCTGGCGCCGGGCCGCGCGCTGGCGCGGCTGCAGGCCGAACTGGGCAAGCCGCGCGGCGGGCGCAGCTTCGGCGAGCACCTGCGACGCCAGGCCGGCATCGACGGGGTCAAGGCGGCACTGCTGTTCGAGGTGCTGGGCAAGGACGCCGGGCACGACCCGGCGCGCGCGGCGGCCACGCTGAAGCGGCTGCCGCTGACCCTGCAGCGCCCGCGCCCGCTGGCCGAGGCGATCAGCAGCGCCGGCGGCGTGCGCCTGGAGGCGCTGGACCCGGCGCTGATGCTGCACGCCCTGCCCGGCACCTTCTGCGCCGGCGAAATGCTCGACTGGGAGGCGCCGACCGGCGGCTATCTGTTGAGCGCCTGTTTCGCCAGCGGCCTGCGGGCCGGGCGCGGGGCGGTGGCGTGGTTGGGGCGGTCGGGCGGCTGAGCTGCGCGGGATTCGGGATTCGGGATTCGGGATTCGAAAACGCTTGCACTTTTTGGTTTCAGAGTGGGAAGCAATGCTCGCTGGCGCGGACGCTGGGCTCACTGGCGCCACACGCCATGGCGTTCTTCAGGCCGGTGCGCGGTGCGATGCGTGCCGCAGCCATCGTGGATCGTGAGCAAGCGCAATCCGCATCGCGATCGGGGCGTCACGCGCTCGATGCATCCGCCGCGGGCTTTTCCATGTAGGTGCAGGCCAGTGCAATGCCGCTGGGATGGGCGTAACTGCCCTGCCGCAGCACCACGTAGCCCTGCGCCTGGTAGAACGCCACCGCATTGAGCGCCGCCGCCAGATGGATGCGCGTTCCCGCCGGCAGCTTCGCTTCCAGCGCGCGCAGCAGGCGGCCGCCCAGGCCGGCGCCGTGGGCATCGGGGTCGACGAACAGGCCGTCGATCTCGTTGCCGGCCAGGTCGACCACGCCGAAACCGAGCAGGCGGCCGGCGCGGTCTTCGGCGATCACCGCGCCGCCGCTGGCGATCAGCTCTGGATAGGTCGCCGGCGCCGGCGAGGCCGCCCAGGCCGCGATCACCTCGGGCGGATAATGCGAGCGGCACACCTCGCGCACGCAGCGCGTGCGCAGCGCCCACATCGCGTCGATGTCCGCCGCCCTCGACGGCCGCAGCTGGATCGGCGGCGCCGGCATAGCGTCGGCGCTCATCGCGACTTGCTCTCGCGCAGACTGCGGATCCGCGCCGGCGGCTGGAACGAATCGCTGCGCGCGTCGCCCCAGTAGTCGTGGAACACGGCGTGGTCGGGCACCGTGCGCAGCAGTTCGCCCGGCTCCAGGTAGCGGTACAGCGAGGCCAGCGAACGGATCTCGACCTGCGAGACGCGGCGCAGGATGTGTTCCGGTCCCAGTTGCGAGGGGTCTTCCAGCCCGGCGGCGCTGAGCAGTTCGCGCAGCGCGCGCAGCGTGTTGGCGTGGTAGTGCTCCACGCGCACCGCCTTGTCGGTCGGGTCCAGGTGCTTCCAGCGGCGCTGGTCCTGGGTGGCGATGCCGGTCGGGCAGCGGTCGCTGTGGCAGCTCAGCGACTGGATGCAGCCCAGCGCGAACATGAAGCCGCGCCCGGCGTTGCACCAGTCCGCGCCCAGCGCCAGGGTCCGCGCGATGTCGAACGCGCTGGTGATCTTGCCGGCCGCACCGAGCTTGATCCGCTCGCGGATGTCCAGCCCGACCAGGGTGTTGTGCACCAGCAGCAGCGCTTCGTGCATCGGCACGCCGACGTGGTCGATGAACTCGGCCGGCGCCGCGCCGGTGCCGCCCTCGGCGCCGTCGACGACGATGAAATCCGGATACAGCCCGCTTTCCTGCATCGCCTTGGCGATCGCGAACCACTCCCACGGATGCCCGACCGCCAGCTTGAACCCGGTCGGCTTGCCGCCGGACAGTTCGCGCAGCCGGGCCACGAACTGCAGCAGCTGCAGCGGCGTGGAGAACGCCGAATGCCGCGACGGCGACACGCAGTCCTGGCCCATCGCCACGCCGCGGGTGGCGGCGATCTCGGCGCTGACCTTGGCCGCCGGCAGCACCCCGCCGTGGCCCGGCTTGGCGCCCTGCGACAGCTTGATCTCGATCATCCTGACCTGCGCCAGCGTGGCGTTGGCGACGAAGCGCTCCTCGCTGAAACGCCCGTCCGCATCGCGGCAGCCGAAGTAGCCCGAGCCGATCTCCCACACCAGGTCGCCGCCGCATTCGCGATGGTACGGCGAGATCGAGCCTTCGCCGGTGTCGTGGTAGAAGCCGCCGCGGCGCGCGCCTTCGTTGAGCGCGCGGATGGCGTTGGCCGACAGCGCGCCGAAACTCATCGCCGAGATGTTGAACACGCTGGCCGAGTAGGGCTGCGCGCAGTCGGCGCCGATGGTGACGCGGAAATCGTGGTGGGCGATCTCGCTGGTCGCCAGCGAGTGGTTGATCCATTCGTAGTCGGTGGCGTAGGCGCTGCGCAGGGTGCCGAACGGGACCACGTCCATCACGTTCTTGGCGCGCTGGTAGACCAGGGCGCGCTGCTGGCGCGAGAACGGCGCCTCCTCGATGTCGCTCTGCAGGAAGTACTGACGCATCTCCGGGCCCACCGATTCCAGCCCATAGCGGAAATGCGCCAGGATCGGATAGTTGCGGCGCAGCGTGCTGCGGGTCTGCAGCAGGTCCCAGGTGCCGAGCAGCGCCAGGATCGCGAACCCGGCCACGCCCCAGCCCCACAGCGGCCAGATCGCGCACAAGGCGATGGACAGCGCCAGCAGCACGCAGCTGGCGACATAGGCTAGGTAGCGGTGCATCGCGTTCCTCGCGAGATTCGGAAGGCAGCGAGTGTAGGCGGTGCAGGCCGGCAATGGCGCTGGCGCCGCCTAGCGTCCGCTTGGGCGACGTACAGCTTGGCGGTGCACGGCGCCCGGCCCTCGGTTACAGCCGGTCGTCCACCGCCTCGCGCGGCCACACCGACTTGACGTCGTAGACCACCAGGTTCGGCGTGCCCAGGGCGCGGATCTGCGCGGCGTCGAAGCGGCGGTACTCCTCGTGCGCCACCGCCAACACCACCGCGTCGTAGCGGCCGGCGTGCGGCGCCGGGGCCAGGTCCACGCCGCCGTGTTCGCGCGCCAGCTGCGGGTCGGCCCATGGGTCGCAGGCATCGACCCGCGCGCCGCTGGCGGCCAGCGCCTGCACCAGCTCCAGCGCGCGGCTGTTGCGCAGGTCCGGGCAGTTCTCCTTGAAGGTGACGCCCAGGACCAGGATCGCGGCCGCGGCCATCTCCACGCCCTTGCCCGCCAGCAGCGCCTGTACCCGCGCGGCCACGTGCGCGCCGACCCGGTTGTTGACCTGGCGCGCGGTGTGGATCAGGTCCGGGTGGTAGCCCATGCTCTCGGACTTGTGCAGCAGGTAGTACGGATCCACGCCGATGCAGTGGCCGCCGACCAGGCCGGGGCGGAACGGCAGGAAGTTCCACTTGGTGCCGGCCGCCTCCAGCACGTCCTGGGTGTCGATGCCGAGGCGGTCGAAGATCAGCGCCAGTTCGTTGACCAGGGCGATGTTGACGTCGCGCTGGATGTTCTCCACCACCTTCGCCGCCTCGGCCACCCGGATCGACGGCGCGCGCCAGGTGCCGGCGGTAATGATGCCGGCGTACAGCGCATCGACCGCATCGGCCGCCGCGGCGCTGGAACCGGAGGTGATCTTGCGGATGTCGGCCAGGCGCCGCTGGCGGTCGCCGGGATTGACCCGCTCCGGGCTGTAGCCGCAGTGGAAATCCTCGTTGAAGCGCAGGCCCGAGCCCTGTTCCAGCAGCGGCACGCACACCTCTTCGGTGGTGCCCGGATACACCGTGGATTCGTAGATCACCAGGTCGCCGCGCTTGAGCACGCCGGCGAGCAGCTCGCTGGCCTGGCGCAGCGGCTGCAGGTCGGGCTGCTCGTAGGCGTCGATCGGGGTCGGCACGGTGACGACGTAGACGTTGCGGTCGCGCAGCGCACTGGCGTCGTCGCTGTAGCGCAGGTGCACGCCGGCGCGCAGTTCCTCGGGCTCCATCTCCAGGGTCTGGTCGTGGCCGTCGCGCAGCTGCGCCACGCGCTGCGCGTCGATGTCGTAGCCGAGCGTGTCGTGGAGCGCGCCAAACGCCACCGCCAGCGGCAGGCCGACATACCCCAGGCCGATGACGGCGATGCGCAGCTGCGCGGGATCGAACGCGATATCGACGGGCATGCCGTTCCTTTCGGGGCGCGGCGGCGCATGCGCCGGCCGTGCGGGTGGTTGCGGGAATGCGGTGTCCGCAATGCGGACGCGCGGCCATGGTAAGCGCCGCGGCGGCGCGCTCCAAGCGCCGCCGCCGGGCGGCGTCTTCACGACCGATGCGGCGGCGCCGTGTCGCCGCGCGGCACTGCAGCGCCGCGCCTTGCCGCACTCGGCCACGGCGACATGACCTGATCTTGACGTGGCCAGGTCTAGGGTAGCGAAGCGCATCCGCGCAACCTAGCTCATTCCAAAGCTAAACCGCACCCAATTACAGGAGAACTCGCCGTGAGCCATGCTCCATCCCTGCTCGTGGATGTCGAAGCCGAACTGGCGCATTGGAAGATGCTGCACGGTGAAGGCAAGCTGGGACCGCAGTCCTTCAGCGAGCATGCGCGTCTGATCAAGATGGCGTGCGACGTGTTCCTGCAACTTCCGCGCGAATCCAACGAGGTGCGCATGCAGCGCCTGCGCCAGCGCTACGACGCCGAGCATCCGTGGCCGCGCATCGCCTGGAGCGATGCCGAGGCGTTCGTGCTGGCCTGCTGGGCCAGGCTGGACGGCTCGGAGCGGCGCGATACGCATTCCAATCCGCTGCATTCCCCCGCCTGACCCGGAGACACGCCATGTCCAGCGCACCGAACCGCGAGAACGCGGACAGTTCCCAGCAGCAGAGCCGCACCCCGGGCGAGATGCACAACGACGACGCGCAGTGGAAGGACCGCGACCAGCCCGACAGCGATCCCAAGCGCAACCACGCCGATCCTGAACA
The Xanthomonas sp. AM6 DNA segment above includes these coding regions:
- a CDS encoding DUF6164 family protein, translating into MAKLLLNLRHVPDDELAEVRALLDAARIDYYETRPGTFGISAGGVWLREDAEHPRAKALLADYQAQRGERARAERAAALRDGSAETFATLLRRRPLFVLATLLGMLLVASLVLLPFFLLRG
- a CDS encoding TIGR03862 family flavoprotein, which produces MPASKLAAAARGRIAIVGGGPAGLIAAETARAAGAEVDLYEGKGSVGRKFLIAGKGGLNLTHSDPFALFVARYRERAAQVGQWLADFDADALRAWAQAQGVETYVGSSGRVFPLDRKAAPLLRGWVRRLKEAGVRFHVQHRWQGWNGDGALRFATAEGERAVHADACVLALGGGSWPQLGSDGAWQDTLRARGVDVAPLQPANCGFDIDWSAHFRERHAGAPLKPVVAHWQDVHGHDHALQGECVVGEHGIEGSLVYALSADLREAIAAHGPTVLWLDLAPGRALARLQAELGKPRGGRSFGEHLRRQAGIDGVKAALLFEVLGKDAGHDPARAAATLKRLPLTLQRPRPLAEAISSAGGVRLEALDPALMLHALPGTFCAGEMLDWEAPTGGYLLSACFASGLRAGRGAVAWLGRSGG
- a CDS encoding FMN-binding glutamate synthase family protein; translation: MHRYLAYVASCVLLALSIALCAIWPLWGWGVAGFAILALLGTWDLLQTRSTLRRNYPILAHFRYGLESVGPEMRQYFLQSDIEEAPFSRQQRALVYQRAKNVMDVVPFGTLRSAYATDYEWINHSLATSEIAHHDFRVTIGADCAQPYSASVFNISAMSFGALSANAIRALNEGARRGGFYHDTGEGSISPYHRECGGDLVWEIGSGYFGCRDADGRFSEERFVANATLAQVRMIEIKLSQGAKPGHGGVLPAAKVSAEIAATRGVAMGQDCVSPSRHSAFSTPLQLLQFVARLRELSGGKPTGFKLAVGHPWEWFAIAKAMQESGLYPDFIVVDGAEGGTGAAPAEFIDHVGVPMHEALLLVHNTLVGLDIRERIKLGAAGKITSAFDIARTLALGADWCNAGRGFMFALGCIQSLSCHSDRCPTGIATQDQRRWKHLDPTDKAVRVEHYHANTLRALRELLSAAGLEDPSQLGPEHILRRVSQVEIRSLASLYRYLEPGELLRTVPDHAVFHDYWGDARSDSFQPPARIRSLRESKSR
- a CDS encoding nucleotide sugar dehydrogenase; protein product: MPVDIAFDPAQLRIAVIGLGYVGLPLAVAFGALHDTLGYDIDAQRVAQLRDGHDQTLEMEPEELRAGVHLRYSDDASALRDRNVYVVTVPTPIDAYEQPDLQPLRQASELLAGVLKRGDLVIYESTVYPGTTEEVCVPLLEQGSGLRFNEDFHCGYSPERVNPGDRQRRLADIRKITSGSSAAAADAVDALYAGIITAGTWRAPSIRVAEAAKVVENIQRDVNIALVNELALIFDRLGIDTQDVLEAAGTKWNFLPFRPGLVGGHCIGVDPYYLLHKSESMGYHPDLIHTARQVNNRVGAHVAARVQALLAGKGVEMAAAAILVLGVTFKENCPDLRNSRALELVQALAASGARVDACDPWADPQLAREHGGVDLAPAPHAGRYDAVVLAVAHEEYRRFDAAQIRALGTPNLVVYDVKSVWPREAVDDRL
- a CDS encoding FKBP-type peptidyl-prolyl cis-trans isomerase — encoded protein: MRRALLLLSLSLPAWLLSGCTPPGPPPGGSIAAFQMIDERVGSGAEARPGSQVTVHYTGWLYDEKAKDQRGEKFDASADHGQPFSFALGGGQVIRGWDEGVAGMRVGGKRKLLIPSDYGYGASGAGGVIPPNASLVFEVELLDVKPR
- a CDS encoding transposase, which gives rise to MSHAPSLLVDVEAELAHWKMLHGEGKLGPQSFSEHARLIKMACDVFLQLPRESNEVRMQRLRQRYDAEHPWPRIAWSDAEAFVLACWARLDGSERRDTHSNPLHSPA
- a CDS encoding GNAT family N-acetyltransferase, with the translated sequence MSADAMPAPPIQLRPSRAADIDAMWALRTRCVREVCRSHYPPEVIAAWAASPAPATYPELIASGGAVIAEDRAGRLLGFGVVDLAGNEIDGLFVDPDAHGAGLGGRLLRALEAKLPAGTRIHLAAALNAVAFYQAQGYVVLRQGSYAHPSGIALACTYMEKPAADASSA